The Populus trichocarpa isolate Nisqually-1 chromosome 2, P.trichocarpa_v4.1, whole genome shotgun sequence genome has a window encoding:
- the LOC7497243 gene encoding abscisic acid receptor PYL9, producing the protein MNGGDAYSAAEVQYIRRHHQHEPAENQCTSALVKHIKAPAHLVWSLVRRFDQPQRYKPFVSRCVMNGELGIGSVREVNVKSGLPATTSTERLELLDDEEHILGVKIVGGDHRLKNYSSIMTVHPEIIDGRPGTLVIESFIVDVPDGNTKDETCYFVKALIRCNLKSLADVSERMAVQDLVEPINQF; encoded by the exons ATGAACGGTGGTGATGCGTACAGTGCAGCAGAGGTTCAATACATACGGAGACACCATCAACACGAGCCTGCGGAGAACCAGTGCACTTCTGCTCTTGTTAAGCACATCAAAGCTCCTGCTCACCTT GTTTGGTCACTGGTGAGGCGATTTGATCAGCCACAGAGGTATAAGCCATTTGTGAGCAGGTGCGTTATGAATGGAGAGCTTGGTATTGGAAGTGTTAGGGAGGTGAATGTTAAATCTGGACTTCCTGCAACTACTAGTACCGAGAGGCTTGAACTTCTTGATGATGAAGAGCACATCCTTGGGGTCAAGATTGTTGGTGGTGATCATAGGCTCAag AACTACTCATCCATCATGACTGTCCACCCTGAGATTATTGATGGGAGGCCTGGGACTTTAGTCATCGAATCATTTATTGTAGATGTGCCTGATGGGAACACCAAGGATGAGACATGCTACTTTGTCAAGGCCCTGATAAGGTGCAATCTCAAATCTCTGGCAGATGTTTCTGAGAGAATGGCTGTGCAGGACCTGGTTGAGCCCATCAATCAATTCTGA
- the LOC7497244 gene encoding phospholipase A1 PLIP1, chloroplastic produces the protein MACNSMAIPSSPATTAQKDVFKEHDGLFRSNSGKDFCNRATMQRSYSDNHLCYSINRVRAESTQPKLKSSRSVGIFPFQIASSIIPTSLRSFLFDPETSKDMNVAKDGIEISSDKGGNIGDNSDDGSANDELGEVKRANWVERIYEIGIHRRKRQQKEDIYGKESSDANKNGDSNCEGGCTVDYNSEEEGGETKYDRETFSRFLAPVAWSDIKLFSKLAFLCNMAYVIPEIKAMDLRRYHGLHFVTSSLEKKAEAAAMKEKLDQDSTHVPAAASVVAKSNPQNTEEPEQKHPIRSSVAYGIAASAASYVQSHARGLLCHGAQPQQEGECADSSSTGNQPVEDRDRPVEDCERSQRVYKKSEVAAYVAASTMTAVVAAGEKEKQEAARDLQSLHSAPCEWFVCDDIRTYTRCFVIQGSDSLASWQANLLFEPAKFEGTDVLVHRGIYEAAKGIYDQFVPEIMEHLNKYGKRAKLQFTGHSLGGSLSLLVHLMLLTRKFVKPSTLRPVVTFGSPFVFCGGQKILNHLGLDDNHVHCVVMHRDIVPRAFSCNYPNHVALVLMRLSGSFQSHPCLIKNKFLYSPLGKLFILQPDEKSSPPHPLLPPGSALYAFNKTQYGFSASAIKAFLNCPHPLETLSDPKAYGSEGTILRDHDSSNYLNAVNKVIRQNLKMVRKVQEQRNQLWPLLASPSPHSWNHENTLEKSVLGTKEVMTRV, from the exons ATGGCATGCAATTCAATGGCCATTCCCTCCTCCCCAGCGACTACAGCACAAAAGGATGTGTTCAAAGAACACGATGGTCTTTTCCGTTCAAACTCTGGCAAGGACTTCTGCAACCGAGCCACTATGCAGAGATCCTATTCAGATAACCACCTCTGTTATTCCATTAACCGTGTACGAGCTGAATCAACACAACCAAAGCTAAAGAGCAGCCGATCAGTTGGGATTTTCCCATTTCAAATTGCTAGCTCCATTATCCCAACATCACTTCGGTCATTTCTGTTTGACCCAGAGACAAGCAAGGACATGAATGTTGcgaaggatggaattgaaatatCGTCAGATAAGGGTGGGAATATAGGGGACAATTCAGACGACGGCAGTGCTAACGATGAACTAGGAGAGGTAAAGAGAGCAAATTGGGTGGAGCGGATTTACGAGATCGGAATTCATCGGAGGAAGAGACAACAGAAAGAGGATATATATGGAAAAGAGTCATCTGATGCCAACAAAAATGGTGATAGCAATTGTGAGGGTGGTTGCACGGTAGACTACAACTCAGAAGAGGAAGGAGGAGAAACAAAATATGATCGGGAAACGTTTTCAAGATTTTTGGCTCCCGTTGCATGGTCTGATATCAAGCTATTCTCAAAGCTGGCTTTCTTGTGCAACATGGCTTACGTTATACCAGAGATTAAG GCCATGGATTTGAGGAGATATCATGGCCTACACTTTGTAACATCTTCTTTAGAGAAGAAGGCGGAGGCTGCTGCCATGAAAGAGAAGCTCGATCAGGACTCTACTCACGTCCCGGCAGCTGCTTCTGTAGTTGCCAAATCCAACCCGCAGAACACAGAGGAACCTGAGCAGAAGCACCCAATACGGTCATCTGTTGCTTATGGGATTGCTGCCTCAGCAGCATCTTATGTCCAATCACATGCACGAGGCCTTCTTTGTCATGGCGCTCAACCTCAGCAGGAAGGTGAGTGTGCTGATTCAAGCAGTACTGGAAACCAACCAGTTGAGGACAGAGACCGACCAGTTGAAGATTGTGAGAGATCTCAACGAGTATATAAAAAATCAGAGGTGGCTGCTTACGTTGCAGCTTCAACTATGACAGCAGTGGTTGCAGCTGGGGAGAAGGAAAAACAGGAGGCAGCAAGGGACCTTCAGTCACTTCACTCGGCACCTTGTGAATGGTTTGTTTGTGATGACATAAGGACGTACACACGATGCTTTGTGATCCAG GGATCTGACTCCCTTGCATCTTGGCAGGCAAACCTCCTATTTGAACCAGCTAAGTTTGAG GGTACAGATGTGCTTGTCCACAGAGGAATTTATGAAGCGGCAAAGGGAATTTATGACCAGTTCGTGCCAGAAATTATGGAACACTTGAACAAGTATGGAAAGCGTGCTAAGCTTCAATTTACTGGCCATTCTCTAGGGGGTAGCCTCTCTCTTTTAGTTCACTTGATGCTACTAACCAGAAAGTTTGTCAAGCCCTCCACTCTTAGGCCAGTGGTCACTTTTGGCTCACCATTTGTATTCTGTGGAGGCCAAAAAATCCTAAATCATTTGGGGTTGGATGACAACCATGTACATTGTGTAGTGATGCATAGAGATATTGTCCCAAGAGCTTTCTCCTGCAACTACCCCAACCATGTGGCACTAGTCCTCATGCGATTAAGTGGCTCCTTCCAGTCACACCCTTGTCTAATTAAGAAT AAATTTTTGTACTCTCCACTTGGGAAATTATTCATACTCCAACCTGATGAGAAGTCATCTCCTCCACACCCTTTACTGCCTCCAGGCAGTGCACTGTATGCTTTCAACAAAACCCAATATGGGTTCTCTGCAAGTGCCATAAAGGCATTCCTGAATTGTCCCCACCCACTGGAAACTCTTAGTGATCCTAAAGCCTACGGCTCAGAAGGTACAATTTTAAGAGACCATGACTCAAGCAACTACCTAAACGCAGTGAACAAGGTTATAAGGCAAAACTTAAAGATGGTTCGTAAAGTACAAGAGCAGAGGAATCAATTGTGGCCATTGCTGGCCTCACCGTCTCCACATTCATGGAACCATGAAAACACTCTGGAAAAGAGTGTGCTAGGGACCAAGGAAGTCATGACTCGTGTCTGA